In Thermococcus chitonophagus, the genomic stretch CCAGACTGCTATGATAGAAGTATCTAACGAGAGCTTTCCCTGTCTCATGATACTCGAACCAAGCTCAGTATTTAGGGGAATTGCAGTGGTGATTTGCAACTTTGCACCTTGCCAGCCCGCTTCAATTAGAGTAGCCCAAGCATCAAGGGATGTGTGGGCATAATAGGTTGCCAAGATTCCGTCATCTTTAAGATTGTTCTTCATTGCTATGAAAGCTTGGGTAAAGAGATTTTTGAAATGTTCCTTGGCGAGCTTTTCTTTCTCTTTCTCAGTATAGAATCTTGCAGAGAACTCTGAGACCTCTTTACTCGCAAACTCCTTCCACTGGACTTCCCTCTCCCTGTACTTCTTGCCAACCTTCTTGAAGAAAGCCTCTCTGTGAAATCTGGGGACAAGCTTGTTTCCTTCAACGTCACTCAAGGCTCTCTTGAGCCAAACGTAGTAGAAGTCGCTAAGCTCTGCATAGGGAACGTCAATTGAGTAAGGTGGGTCAGTGACAATCACATCAAAGGATTTATCGAAGCTTAGAGAGGTTGCATCACTCTGCATTACTTCGACTTTGCTAAATGTGTGAAGGTTTGGGGCAAGAGATGAAATAAGATAATTCAAAGCCCCCATAACTGAAGCAGTTGCTTTTGAGATGGAATACGAATTACCTTGTATGTACAAGACGTTTGTATCGCCCCAGTTCCATACCATTGCGATTCCTCTGAATGATAATGCTCCTTGGACTTTGTTAGGTAATAACGAACCTGAGGACCATCTTGTGGATAAAGTGTTGTAATTTATTATTTTCGTCTGAGCAACACTCAAATACGTCGCTATTGCTTCTGCATACTTGAACGCTTCCTCTTCGCTCCAGCCCTCCTTCAGCTTCTCTTCCTCAACTTTCTTGCCGACCTCTCTTATGAGCTTCACTATTTTTACAAGTGTGAGGAGCTGGCGAGGGTTGAAGAGCTTGTACCATTGATCAAAGCCCCAACCAATTATCTGCAATGCACCGAAGAGTAAGCTACCATAGGGCGGAACGGGTTCTCTCGGAATATCTGGATCTCCCTTCTTCAACAGCTCCTTGACTTTCTCCTTAGCTTTCTCCAATTTTGCGTTGTCTTCTTTGGTTGCTGGTTCAAAGATTAAATCGTTGTTCTCAATTTTCACTTTAACAAGCAGTCGTTGCCTTGCATAATTCTCATCACCCTGGTGATATTTTCTGAGGGCGAACTTGACGTAAAATTCTCCTTCTCCCTTCTTTCTAGTGTAGTGATTGCCGCTCTCATCGACGAACCTCATGACGTTTCCACAGTTTAAGCAGAAAGCCTGTTGTCTCCTTGACTCCATATTGCTCTTTGGAACTTCAAAGACAACAGCCTCTTTACCATCAATCTTTCTAATCTTTGCATCAACTTCTCCTTTCTCGATCTTAGGTTTGAGCTTCTTGACTATTTCTTCATCTTCAAAGACTATCTCTCCTTTTCTTGTGTCAACTTTGGCGTTTGAAACATCGCCCACTATCTGGTTTAAATCAACAACCTCAATCTCAATGCCATTCTCGGTTCTCTTGGGCTTCATGTAAGCTAAGCGCTGATACTTCCCTTTGCTGTCTTTAACCCTTGCGAGCCACCAGTTACCCACTATTGGTGTCCACTTTCCACAATGGGGACATTTAACTTCCCAAGTGCCAATGTAAACAGCAACATCATCGTCATAAAGCTCTCTGATCTCTGGGTCGTTTTTAAGCTGCTCAGTAATCCAGTTGCCCCACTTCGCAACATCATAAACTAAAGCGGGAACTTCAACACTTGTGATTATCTTCTTCTTTGCCTCTCGTGCGTAGCTGTCTAACCCTAAAGCTTCAAGCTCCTTAACTGGAACTTTCACCTTCAGCCTTCCAAACTTCTTTGGATACTCAAGAACAGCCTTGAGGAAAACGTAAGCCGTTGGTAATAACTCAACAGCGGTAACATCCAAACCCAAGCGAAGCCCTTCAAGCGGAATACTTCCAAAGCCAGCAAAAGGATCTAAAAGCTTTTTTCCTTCAAAATATTGCTTGTATTTATCTGGAATTTGAGGATTAAAACGATGGGGAGTATTTTCATTAAGCCTTATCATCTTTTTAAATTCCTTAGCATCAACATTTTCTGGAAGCAATGCTCCAGCAATTACAGCTCTTGCTCCAATTAATGGTTTCCTTGTCCACCAGAAGA encodes the following:
- a CDS encoding DUF1156 domain-containing protein, whose amino-acid sequence is MKRTFLESPNFPIREINEKSAKEKGPARPPYWEMVFWWTRKPLIGARAVIAGALLPENVDAKEFKKMIRLNENTPHRFNPQIPDKYKQYFEGKKLLDPFAGFGSIPLEGLRLGLDVTAVELLPTAYVFLKAVLEYPKKFGRLKVKVPVKELEALGLDSYAREAKKKIITSVEVPALVYDVAKWGNWITEQLKNDPEIRELYDDDVAVYIGTWEVKCPHCGKWTPIVGNWWLARVKDSKGKYQRLAYMKPKRTENGIEIEVVDLNQIVGDVSNAKVDTRKGEIVFEDEEIVKKLKPKIEKGEVDAKIRKIDGKEAVVFEVPKSNMESRRQQAFCLNCGNVMRFVDESGNHYTRKKGEGEFYVKFALRKYHQGDENYARQRLLVKVKIENNDLIFEPATKEDNAKLEKAKEKVKELLKKGDPDIPREPVPPYGSLLFGALQIIGWGFDQWYKLFNPRQLLTLVKIVKLIREVGKKVEEEKLKEGWSEEEAFKYAEAIATYLSVAQTKIINYNTLSTRWSSGSLLPNKVQGALSFRGIAMVWNWGDTNVLYIQGNSYSISKATASVMGALNYLISSLAPNLHTFSKVEVMQSDATSLSFDKSFDVIVTDPPYSIDVPYAELSDFYYVWLKRALSDVEGNKLVPRFHREAFFKKVGKKYREREVQWKEFASKEVSEFSARFYTEKEKEKLAKEHFKNLFTQAFIAMKNNLKDDGILATYYAHTSLDAWATLIEAGWQGAKLQITTAIPLNTELGSSIMRQGKLSLDTSIIAVWRKVKRDGKKVVDVRDFVEYKDPYTGEVKKVRFTEKIQLVAEEKAKQLLAHGYTGLDLLYGVIASALSVITEYEEVQRYGTKLPVLEILEKYVYPASAQAIAKALAQEVHGRVSSKEALFYLLAKLLFGKAKVSSNDVVLLSIATETNSRELISSKILLEKKEGSSKYYQLNSPQSDNLTKLEAFLKSRGIDIASPKPKNAIDTLHLLEYYAKRHPKSEFRRRYDELKQKYQSFVEEATNLALIFTSMAKNLRWDDVEFKLAEDIAEKLELIKKPQKTLMEIIGS